One part of the Dyadobacter sp. 676 genome encodes these proteins:
- a CDS encoding SGNH/GDSL hydrolase family protein translates to MLSRFISNVWLCLLLSIQVFAQSSQYVWWNPQSAAFPVIEGQAWSKELKNPYDRLPARAEKQVRDVVWNLATQSAGLMIRFRVNSPEIKVRYAVGGKHALPHMPATGVSGVDLYAVGNDGQWLWCAGKYTFGDTITYDFRNLAPNDNYHKHGREYRLFLPLYNSVKWLEIGTPAGMEFTPLPVRPDKPVVVYGTSIAQGACASRPGMAWTSILSRKMDRPLINLGFSGNGRLETEVVDLVGEIDAKVYVLDCLPNLTIRPDSKLGLTTDEIKRRVVNTVTALRRKRPDVPIVLAEHAGYTDEAINPQSKHFYVEVNDVLKDAFAVLKSQGLQSIYLIPKEDFGQTYESTVDGTHPTDLGMLQYAEGYEKHLRRILHEQAGEFSTTRPIIQMRELHNYDWEKRHFEVLELNRKSSPGTVVIGNSITHFWGGLPKGPRAVGESSWSSTFGKNAVNMGYGWDRIENVLWRIYHGELDGFKPKQIFVNIGTNNLGLNTDEEILAGWKLLIDAIKYRQPQAQLVMMGIYPRRQQEERVAALNEKLLQITGEADVMFADPGKIFLKSDGKIDESLFSDGLHPNDKGYSLLGNAIKPLVK, encoded by the coding sequence ATGCTTTCCAGATTTATCTCAAATGTGTGGCTATGCCTGTTGCTGAGCATTCAGGTGTTTGCCCAAAGTAGCCAGTACGTTTGGTGGAACCCGCAATCCGCCGCATTTCCCGTTATTGAAGGACAGGCCTGGTCAAAGGAGCTTAAAAACCCTTACGACAGATTGCCGGCACGTGCGGAAAAGCAGGTGCGTGATGTAGTCTGGAATTTAGCGACACAGTCGGCCGGGCTTATGATCAGGTTCAGGGTCAATTCGCCCGAAATCAAGGTCCGATACGCGGTGGGTGGCAAGCACGCGCTCCCGCATATGCCCGCGACGGGCGTGAGCGGTGTCGATTTGTACGCAGTCGGCAACGACGGGCAATGGCTATGGTGCGCCGGCAAATATACTTTCGGCGATACCATTACGTACGATTTCAGAAATCTGGCACCGAACGATAACTACCACAAGCATGGGAGGGAGTACCGGCTATTCCTGCCTCTTTATAACAGTGTAAAATGGCTGGAAATCGGTACCCCGGCAGGTATGGAATTTACGCCATTACCTGTTCGCCCCGATAAACCGGTCGTCGTTTACGGCACATCTATCGCGCAGGGTGCCTGCGCATCGCGTCCGGGTATGGCCTGGACGTCGATATTAAGCCGGAAAATGGATCGGCCGCTCATTAATCTCGGTTTTTCGGGAAATGGCAGGCTGGAAACGGAAGTCGTTGACCTGGTAGGAGAAATCGATGCGAAAGTTTATGTCCTCGACTGCCTCCCTAACCTGACGATCCGGCCCGATTCGAAACTCGGGCTGACGACCGACGAAATCAAAAGGCGCGTTGTGAACACTGTAACTGCATTGCGCCGGAAACGTCCCGATGTGCCAATCGTGCTGGCCGAACACGCCGGATACACCGACGAGGCCATTAATCCGCAAAGCAAGCACTTTTATGTGGAGGTTAACGACGTGCTGAAAGATGCTTTCGCTGTGTTGAAATCGCAGGGCTTACAGAGTATTTACTTAATACCCAAAGAAGATTTCGGGCAAACCTACGAATCGACCGTCGATGGAACGCACCCGACAGACCTTGGCATGCTGCAATATGCCGAGGGGTACGAAAAGCATTTGAGGCGAATTCTACATGAGCAGGCCGGCGAATTTTCAACAACCCGGCCGATAATTCAAATGCGCGAGTTGCACAATTATGATTGGGAGAAACGACATTTCGAAGTGCTGGAATTGAACCGCAAGTCGTCGCCCGGGACGGTAGTGATCGGCAATTCGATCACACATTTCTGGGGCGGCTTGCCGAAAGGGCCCAGGGCAGTAGGGGAGTCGTCGTGGAGTAGTACTTTTGGTAAAAACGCCGTGAATATGGGTTACGGTTGGGATCGTATCGAAAATGTGCTCTGGCGCATTTATCATGGCGAGCTGGATGGTTTCAAACCGAAACAGATCTTTGTCAATATCGGTACGAATAACCTGGGTTTGAATACGGACGAAGAAATCTTAGCCGGATGGAAGTTGCTGATCGACGCGATTAAATATCGGCAGCCGCAGGCGCAGCTCGTCATGATGGGCATTTACCCGCGCCGTCAGCAGGAAGAGCGCGTGGCTGCCCTGAACGAAAAGCTTTTGCAAATCACCGGAGAAGCTGACGTGATGTTTGCAGATCCGGGAAAAATATTCCTGAAATCCGACGGTAAGATCGACGAGTCGTTATTCTCCGATGGTTTGCATCCGAACGATAAAGGGTACAGTCTGTTAGGTAATGCGATCAAGCCATTGGTAAAATAG
- a CDS encoding 1,4-dihydroxy-2-naphthoate polyprenyltransferase, translated as MNPWIEAARPRTLPLALSCILMGCFLAAAAGQFSWPVAGLSVLTTILLQVLSNFANDYGDAVNGKDTELREGPRRAVHSGHITAAKMLRAIVIFSVLALISGITLLTVALKDAPANTFWVFLGIGIACIIAAITYTAGKRPYGYVGLGDLSVLIFFGWVGVLGSNFLHTHVWNWGLLLPATSCGLFAVGVLNINNIRDIESDRATGKNSIPVRIGREKAIVYHWCILLVGMICVTVYTAQHFSSYTSLIFFLSFPLFVKNGLAISRLTKASELDPYLKQMALSTLLFVILFGIGIVL; from the coding sequence ATGAACCCCTGGATTGAAGCCGCCCGTCCCCGCACATTACCCCTTGCATTATCCTGTATTTTAATGGGCTGCTTTCTGGCGGCGGCTGCGGGGCAGTTCAGCTGGCCTGTGGCAGGTTTGAGCGTATTGACGACAATTCTTCTGCAAGTGCTTTCCAACTTCGCGAACGACTATGGCGACGCTGTAAACGGAAAAGATACAGAGCTGCGGGAAGGACCGCGCCGCGCTGTGCATTCGGGGCACATTACGGCTGCAAAAATGCTTAGGGCAATCGTTATTTTCTCGGTATTGGCGTTGATTTCAGGCATTACCCTGCTGACTGTCGCATTGAAAGATGCGCCCGCGAATACATTTTGGGTGTTTCTGGGCATCGGCATTGCCTGCATTATAGCGGCCATTACGTACACCGCCGGCAAACGCCCTTATGGCTACGTTGGCTTGGGGGATCTTTCGGTGCTGATCTTTTTCGGCTGGGTGGGCGTGCTCGGCAGTAACTTTTTGCATACGCACGTTTGGAACTGGGGCCTGCTGCTGCCGGCGACCAGTTGCGGACTGTTTGCCGTTGGCGTACTGAATATCAACAACATCCGCGACATCGAGTCCGACCGGGCGACAGGCAAGAATTCGATCCCCGTTCGCATAGGCCGCGAAAAGGCGATCGTGTATCACTGGTGTATTCTGCTAGTGGGCATGATTTGCGTAACGGTTTACACGGCGCAGCATTTTTCAAGCTACACGAGCCTTATTTTCTTTCTGAGCTTCCCGCTTTTTGTAAAAAACGGACTGGCGATCTCCCGCCTCACCAAAGCCAGCGAACTCGATCCTTACCTGAAACAAATGGCGCTTTCCACATTGCTTTTTGTGATCCTGTTCGGGATAGGAATTGTGCTTTGA
- a CDS encoding DUF5618 family protein → MKDINEARRYLSNAKEILREKAIKEDSLYKDRKYVKIAGHTAYSGVLVALDAVFGQKKKGRKSVDWYKEELSLIDKKVLSLFVAAYDALHLAMSYDGNLVAAVSREGLEIAEKIINWAEQKTAA, encoded by the coding sequence ATGAAAGACATTAACGAAGCCCGCCGCTATTTATCCAATGCAAAGGAAATCCTCCGTGAAAAAGCTATTAAGGAGGATAGTTTGTACAAAGACAGAAAGTATGTAAAAATAGCCGGCCATACTGCTTATTCAGGAGTACTGGTCGCATTGGATGCCGTTTTCGGTCAAAAGAAAAAGGGGAGGAAAAGTGTGGATTGGTATAAAGAAGAGTTGTCATTAATTGATAAAAAGGTGCTTTCCTTGTTCGTTGCAGCTTACGACGCACTCCATCTGGCTATGAGCTACGATGGAAACCTCGTTGCCGCTGTTTCGCGGGAAGGCCTCGAGATTGCCGAAAAAATTATTAACTGGGCCGAGCAAAAAACGGCCGCTTAG
- a CDS encoding DUF4920 domain-containing protein: MKKLSALLLLIFTVSFARAQSHFGKQIDDSKAIEAKELPAKMGDKSEILAKVTGTVESVCQVKGCWMKVNLDNGETMRVMFRDYAFFVPKDIAGKTVVFEGEAKKTTVPVEHLKHYAQDAGKTKEEIDKITEPKNELTFIANGVIVK, translated from the coding sequence ATGAAAAAACTATCGGCTTTACTGCTGCTTATCTTCACCGTCTCCTTTGCGAGGGCCCAAAGCCATTTTGGCAAGCAAATCGATGATTCAAAGGCGATTGAAGCGAAGGAACTTCCCGCGAAAATGGGAGATAAAAGTGAAATACTGGCCAAGGTGACCGGGACAGTCGAGTCGGTTTGTCAGGTTAAAGGCTGCTGGATGAAGGTTAACCTCGATAACGGCGAAACGATGCGGGTGATGTTCAGGGATTATGCGTTTTTTGTTCCGAAAGACATTGCCGGCAAAACAGTGGTTTTTGAAGGAGAGGCCAAAAAAACAACGGTGCCGGTGGAACATTTGAAGCATTATGCGCAGGACGCCGGCAAAACCAAAGAGGAAATTGACAAAATCACCGAACCGAAAAACGAACTGACGTTCATTGCCAATGGTGTAATCGTGAAATAA
- a CDS encoding glutathione peroxidase: MSFIKTLFIMITSLITGLFADKSEIASRPENAPAAKQTLYDFKVKSLVGGKTVDLSQYKGKKVVILNVASKCGYTKQYADWEKFYKEHGDKVVVLGFPANNFGGQEPGTSEEIATFCSATYGVTFPMFEKVSVLGDDQAPIYKWLSTKDLNGWNDKVPTWNFCKYVVNEKGELTHFFASKVLPTDAEFTQAVGI, encoded by the coding sequence ATGAGCTTTATCAAGACACTTTTCATTATGATTACTTCACTGATCACCGGGCTTTTCGCCGACAAATCGGAAATAGCGAGCCGTCCGGAAAATGCTCCTGCTGCGAAACAGACGCTTTACGATTTCAAGGTAAAATCATTGGTAGGCGGTAAAACTGTGGATTTGAGCCAATACAAAGGCAAGAAAGTCGTGATTCTGAATGTCGCCTCCAAATGCGGTTATACCAAACAGTACGCGGACTGGGAGAAATTTTACAAAGAGCATGGCGACAAAGTGGTGGTACTGGGCTTTCCAGCCAACAACTTCGGCGGTCAGGAGCCGGGTACCAGCGAGGAGATCGCCACGTTCTGCTCGGCGACCTACGGCGTTACTTTCCCTATGTTTGAAAAAGTCTCCGTCCTCGGCGACGACCAGGCACCAATCTACAAATGGCTTAGCACCAAAGACCTGAATGGGTGGAACGACAAAGTTCCTACCTGGAACTTCTGCAAGTACGTTGTCAACGAGAAAGGCGAACTGACCCATTTCTTTGCCTCGAAAGTATTGCCTACCGACGCCGAGTTTACCCAGGCGGTAGGAATTTAA